Genomic segment of Pongo pygmaeus isolate AG05252 chromosome 1, NHGRI_mPonPyg2-v2.0_pri, whole genome shotgun sequence:
CACTCAGATATtaggtaaatatttctttattaaatggttaattccataaataaaatcttttcactgaatataaaattaaaatcatttaCAAATTATTCCAGTATTacatttcccctccctccccaaaagctacattttgataaataaaacatTCAGTCTTAAAACACCTGATTTCTGTTTGCATTTTAGAGTGCAGATAGCTGCCTCTCACAGACACTCATGGAGTGTCCCCCTTCAGGAAGGGATGGAATGCCCTCCCATTTACTTTTGTCAAAGGACGAATAAAAGCTTTAAACTGTCCAACTAATCTTATTATCTCTTTTACGACTGTAGAACCCCAAAAGGAAAAAAGCCTAGAGAAAATATGCTTAGCAAATAatttacaaacagaaaacagaaagtcATCAACACCACAAGCTCCAAAATGAAGCAGTAACATGTGCTCCAATACTATGAAGCAAAGTATTCTCCAATCGTGGCTGCATTAGTGTCCATCTGCACCAGCACCCTTGGCAGTTTCGAAATACCTTAATGCTCCTCAAGAATGAGCAAGGCTTCCTTTCTACAATGAGTCCCATCACCCACACCGCCCCCACCCATTTTCTCCATGATTCTGATTCTGACACTCTTCTCCCTTGTTTGTCTAGGTGTGCCCTGGAAACCCAGGTAGCATTTAGTCCCTAAATTTGTGAATGTCATTGAACAGCCTGTAGAAGGGAAACGCTGCTTCATTGGCATGCGGGCAGTTGTAGTTGCATTTGCAGGACTGGATCATCATGACGTTCTTGGAAAATGTCTCCCCATCTTCGCAGCGGAACCGCATCTTCACAGTCCTGGTCAGCTGGGGCGTGCAGCATCGGCCGTCCACGCAGGAACCGCAGTACTTGGGCCGGTATTTCTTCACACTCAAACATCCAGCGTAAGTAAACCTGACTGGTTCGGGAGATTTTTTGGTCTTGCTGCATTTCTTGCCCTTctgtaagagagagagaaggaaagttaGGGgtgatatttctctttcttcaaaaAGATGTTCACGTCCCACCCACCTGCCAGGCAACAGTCTACACGTCCCTGAAGGAACTTACTTTCAGGCTGCTGTACACTGGCTGTCCACAAGGCCGCACCTCACAAATCCGGGTTTCTTTCACAAGGCGGCACTCAGGGTTGTCATTGGTAACTCGTGTGGAGATACCAGTTCCACAGGTCTTTGAGCACTGGGACCATGAAGTTGTTTGAACAATACATTTCTGGCCTTGTAAAGGGTTGTATAGGATGCGAGGCTCCATTCCAAAAACTAGAGACAAATAAGAGGGAAGACTTCTCAGAGGCATACCGACACAAACAGGCTCAAGTATTCATTTCTACAAAGATTTAGACCAGAAATGCATCTCAGTACAGTGTCTGAAGTGCTCAGTCTCCACTTACCAGGGAGCCGCTTCAGTGAGCTGCCTTTTCCAACTGCAATCAATTCATTGTTTCTCGTCAACTCCACCTCGGAGGCATCGAATCCCAGCTCCTTGCCAAGGAGGCCGTCCTGGTCCTCCATGGGGTCCTTGATACTATCCTCGTCACAGACCCACTCCTCGCAGCACTGCCCGGTAACTTTGACCAGCCGAGGGTTGGGACAGCCCAAGTTGGGGAGAGATAGTTCTTGGGGACACAGAGGAATGCAGCCCACGGCGCCATCAATACATGTGCACTGATGTTTACAGTTGGGCTGGAAACTTTCCCCGTTTTGGTAGATTCTGGAGTTATATTCACAGGGTCTGCCCTCCGACTGAGCTGCAAAGATCACCAAAAGAGAAAGGTAGAAGGGGATAAGTTAAGATTCCAAACCACCGCCTGAAACTCATACATATTTTCTGCTGTTAAATTCAATTTATGGTAAAGTTCCCTACAATTCCCCGGAGACTCCAGACCAGAACAATAAGTTAGTCAGGAATCACTTTTCCGTATGCGCTTTCGTTGGGCCCAGACACACTGAATTGCATTCCAGACTGCTGAAATCATGTGCCTTTCTGCCAAGCTACCAACAACAAAGCATCACCATACATGGTCTCAAAATTACTAAACTTCTGGACTATGGGgactagtattttttttaaaggggccAAACCACAAGCATCTTACCTCTGCAGATCCCCTTCAGAGCGGTGGAGCTGGCGCCGAAGTTGCATTCCAGCCCCTTGGTGTGGTCGCAGGGCTGCGTTTTGCTGCAGTCCTCGTTGAGCTGCTTGGCGCAGACCTTACAGCAGCCGCAGCCGTCCCGGACCAGCCCGACTCCCGGCGCGCACTTGGGCGCCTCCAGAGGGCAGTGGCAGGCAGCGGGGCAGGTGGAGAGCGCCTGGAAGGGGGAGAAGATACGCATGAGACTCGGCGCGGTTCGCAGGAGGGGCGCAGCGGCTGCCTCAGGAAGGGACGGGGGTCTCCGACCCTGTCGACGGGGAGCCTCTGATCTCGTCCAGCCCGGCCACCTCGGAAGGCTGCTCCCACCAAGAGGTCCCGACACGTC
This window contains:
- the CCN1 gene encoding CCN family member 1, producing the protein MSSRIARALALVVTLLHLTRLALSTCPAACHCPLEAPKCAPGVGLVRDGCGCCKVCAKQLNEDCSKTQPCDHTKGLECNFGASSTALKGICRAQSEGRPCEYNSRIYQNGESFQPNCKHQCTCIDGAVGCIPLCPQELSLPNLGCPNPRLVKVTGQCCEEWVCDEDSIKDPMEDQDGLLGKELGFDASEVELTRNNELIAVGKGSSLKRLPVFGMEPRILYNPLQGQKCIVQTTSWSQCSKTCGTGISTRVTNDNPECRLVKETRICEVRPCGQPVYSSLKKGKKCSKTKKSPEPVRFTYAGCLSVKKYRPKYCGSCVDGRCCTPQLTRTVKMRFRCEDGETFSKNVMMIQSCKCNYNCPHANEAAFPFYRLFNDIHKFRD